A region from the Lolium perenne isolate Kyuss_39 chromosome 4, Kyuss_2.0, whole genome shotgun sequence genome encodes:
- the LOC127348621 gene encoding desmethyl-deoxy-podophyllotoxin synthase-like translates to MAQQDEHVVYYYILLATILVVPLLLVKLMRPGKHSKNLPPGPWQLPVIGSLHHMVGALPHRAMRGLARRHGPLMLLRLGEIDFVVASSASAAMEVLKTHDAMLASRPRTSTTKAMTRHGLGIVLAPKGEHWRQVRKLCVNELLSARKVQSFRGIREAEAGKLVASLAVASAASRHRQPVNVSSHLATYVSNAAVRAMVGDEITDRDAFFECLDKGVTAAAGFSLTDLFPSSRLAHAFCGTTRRLEAALQGMRHVMNGVIEEHRARRSVDACNGDENILDVLLRIQQTEQGAPLNMGTVRAMITDLFGGGSETTATTLKWAMAEMMRNPKVLCKAQAEVRATLLGQSRVQEDDLSKLHYMKLVIKETLRLHVPGPLLLPRECPEPCRLLGYDIPKAAMVVVNVWAIARDTQNWGPDAEEFRPERFEEPADSAGVGFRGQHFQFLPFGAGRRICPGVNFSLAVMELALANLLFHFDWELPKGTVPDELDMTEAFGITARRKNDLMVHAYLRTSCASSN, encoded by the exons ATGGCGCAGCAAGATGAGCATGTGGTGTACTACTACATCCTCTTGGCCACAATCTTAGTAGTACCTCTCCTCCTCGTCAAGCTGATGAGGCCAGGCAAGCACAGCAAAAACCTACCACCGGGGCCATGGCAGCTGCCGGTGATCGGCAGCCTGCACCACATGGTGGGCGCCCTTCCGCACCGCGCGATGCGGGGCCTGGCCCGACGGCATGGCCCGCTCATGCTGCTCCGTCTGGGTGAGATTGACTTCGTGGTGGCCTCGTCGGCCAGCGCCGCGATGGAGGTGTTGAAAACCCATGATGCCATGTTAGCCTCGCGACCCAGGACGAGCACAACGAAGGCGATGACAAGGCATGGCCTGGGCATCGTGTTGGCGCCCAAGGGCGAGCACTGGCGGCAGGTTCGCAAGCTCTGCGTCAACGAGCTGCTTAGCGCACGGAAGGTCCAGTCTTTCCGTGGCATCCGCGAGGCAGAGGCCGGGAAGCTCGTGGCGTCCCTCGCCGTCGCGTCGGCGGCATCCCGCCACCGCCAGCCCGTGAACGTCAGCTCCCATCTCGCCACCTACGTCAGCAACGCGGCGGTCCGTGCCATGGTTGGGGACGAGATCACGGACCGGGACGCCTTCTTTGAGTGCCTTGACAAGGGCGTCACGGCGGCCGCCGGGTTCAGCCTCACGGACTTGTTTCCGTCATCACGCCTCGCGCACGCATTCTGTGGTACGACGCGACGGTTGGAGGCGGCCCTCCAAGGTATGAGACATGTCATGAACGGTGTGATCGAGGAACATCGCGCCAGGAGGTCAGTCGACGCCTGCAACGGGGATGAGAACATTCTAGACGTGCTACTGAGAATCCAGCAGACGGAACAAGGTGCACCTCTCAACATGGGAACCGTCCGCGCCATGATCACC GACCTCTTCGGTGGCGGGAGCGAGACCACGGCGACGACTCTCAAATGGGCCATGGCAGAAATGATGCGGAATCCAAAGGTGTTGTGCAAAGCTCAGGCTGAGGTGCGCGCTACCCTCCTAGGGCAGAGCCGCGTCCAGGAGGACGACCTATCCAAGCTGCACTACATGAAACTGGTAATTAAGGAGACGCTACGGCTGCACGTTCCCGGGCCGCTGCTCCTCCCTCGGGAGTGCCCAGAGCCTTGCCGCCTCCTTGGCTATGACATACCCAAGGCCGCCATGGTAGTGGTCAATGTGTGGGCGATCGCCCGGGACACCCAAAACTGGGGCCCCGACGCAGAGGAGTTCAGGCCGGAGAGGTTCGAGGAACCTGCTGACAGTGCTGGGGTGGGCTTTAGGGGGCAACACTTTCAGTTTTTACCCTTCGGCGCCGGCCGAAGGATCTGCCCTGGAGTGAACTTCAGCCTCGCTGTCATGGAGCTCGCGCTGGCCAACCTTCTCTTCCATTTTGACTGGGAGCTCCCCAAGGGCACCGTTCCAGATGAACTGGACATGACGGAGGCGTTTGGGATCACGGCGAGAAGGAAGAACGATTTGATGGTGCATGCCTATCTTCGTACTTCGTGTGCCTCTTCCAATTAA